The region TTGCCATGGCCAGGGCCGCGGCAGGTGGAGAAGGTGTGCCCTGCAGGGTATGCACTTATAGAaagcaggcagggctggggatgtggcgcaagcGGTAgccactcacctggcatgcgcagggcgctggggtcgaccctcaacaccacataaaaataaaaaataaacatattgtgtccacctaaaaaaaataataacaaacaaatatttaaagaagaaggcACCTCTGAAGTCCCTCTGCAGTGCTCAGGCTGCAGACCCTCAGCCCTGGCCTGTCACCTCCTCCTCTTACCCCACAGGTCAGAGTGGGGCCGGCAACAACTGGGCCAAGGGCCACTACACGGAGGGCGCAGAGCTGGTGGACTCGGTCCTAGATGTCGTGCGCAAGGAGTGCGAGAACTGCGACTGCCTGCAGGGCTTCCAGCTGACCCACTCGCTGGGCGGCGGCACGGGCTCGGGCATGGGCACGCTGCTCATCAGCAAGGTGCGAGAGGAGTACCCCGACCGCATCATGAACACCTTCAGTGTGGTGCCCTCGCCCAAGGTGTCGGACACGGTGGTGGAGCCCTACAACGCCACGCTGTCCATCCACCAGCTGGTGGAGAACACGGACGAGACCTACTGCATCGACAACGAGGCGCTCTACGACATCTGCTTCCGCACCCTCAAGCTGGCCACACCCACCTACGGGGACCTCAACCACCTGGTGTCGGCCACCATGAGCGGGGTCACCACCTCGCTGCGCTTCCCGGGCCAGCTCAACGCCGACTTGCGCAAGCTGGCCGTGAACATGGTGCCCTTCCCGCGCCTGCACTTCTTCATGCCGGGCTTCGCGCCCTTGACCGCCCGGGGCAGCCAGCAGTACCGCGCGCTGACCGTGCCCGAGCTCACCCAGCAGATGTTCGACGCCAAGAACATGATGGCTGCCTGCGACCCGCGCCACGGCCGCTATCTCACCGTGGCCACCGTTTTCCGTGGGCGCATGTCCATGAAGGAGGTGGACGAGCAGATGCTGGCCATCCAGAGTAAGAACAGCAGCTACTTCGTGGAGTGGATCCCCAACAACGTCAAGGTGGCCGTGTGCGACATCCCGCCGCGTGGCCTCAAGATGTCCTCCACCTTCATCGGCAACAGCACGGCCATCCAGGAGCTGTTCAAGCGCATCTCGGAGCAGTTCACGGCCATGTTCCGGCGCAAGGCCTTCCTGCACTGGTACACGGGCGAGGGCATGGACGAGATGGAGTTCACCGAGGCCGAGAGCAACATGAACGACCTGGTGTCTGAGTACCAGCAGTACCAGGACGCCACGGCCGAGGAGGAGGGCGAGATGTACGAGGACGACGAGGAGGAGTCCGAGGCCCAGGGCCCCAAGTGAGGCGGTTCCCAGCTGGTGCCgggccactgcagccagggcccTGGAGCCACAGTGCTGCCCCAGCTTTGCTTCCCAGGCCGCAGCACCCCAGGGCTCCGATGCTGTCCTTCAGTATTTATGGCCCACCCCACCCACGGGAGTCCACTGGGCTGTCCTCCCACTTAGGCCGTGTCCCTGTCGTGTGGCTCATTGTCTCTTCCATTGTGGCTCCAGGCCTGATGTTTCAtggtctcttttgtttttttactggTTTGTGTTTATATTTGGGGGGGATACTTAATAAATCTATTGCTGTCAGATACCCCTGCCTGGtgctggagattttttttttttttttttcattctggaaAGTCTGGTTCAGAAGGGTGAGGAGAGGTGGCAGTGTGGCCCAGATGGGGACAGGCCATggttcccaggctggcctctgacCCAGGCCTGTTCTGGAAGCCAGGTGTGTCGAGGGCACAGCCCTGGGAGTCCTCAAGTGGGGAAGGAGAGCCGGAGAGGACCAGCCCTGCCCGGGTGGAGCCCTGTCCCTGAACGCGAGTGTCTCCTGGGGCTCAGGAAGAATCCCACACTGGTCCCAGGCCCCCCTCAGGGCAGCTCAGGCTCAGTGCTTCTTTCTAATCACCCTCTGGTCAGTGCAGCACCTGAGACCTGGGCTAGGGAGGCTAGGAGGGAGCCTTCTGGAAGGTACTGGTGGGGGACAGTGAGGTGTGATGGCTCCCTGCACCCCCTGGTGGACGTCTCTTGCAGCTGCAGGAGGCCCAGTGTCCCATGACACTGGCACCTGAAGAGGGCTTGGTAGAAGAgatgctcacccacatcccatcTCCTCCTACAGAGTAAGAAGTCAGGTGGGAACTGACTTCTTGAAGCCCAAAGAAGTCAACTGCCCAGGCGTCCATGGTGGGTGTGTGCCAGTTTCTGTtctcacgactaaaaggctcGGGGGTCACTCCAGgaaaactgggctgactgggctgtgcaaaatgaccacacaagagacaaaaatacctttttctttggggtcgctgtgatggctcctctgaccttaagggtccgcagaaagagagagggctgaccccttttattgaggagaagctattcaaatgaggccaggggtcaggtttcagggggctgagtctatcttcatgatgtccactgtcagcaggttgactgacacctgggtaggccacacccaagggcacagtaagaggaggggacacacacaaggcacttccatggaagattctatcctaaacagggcaaggggtgatatcacaaaggaacaggtgagcgtagctccacccatgggctGTAGCAGGACACACCCATGCACCAGACACCGACCCTCGCACCCAAGAAgatggggaaagctctgacacattgctgtgactgagcgcctcagcacccagccggggagtgtgactcagtcagtCACCcctaaggttggtctcccaca is a window of Ictidomys tridecemlineatus isolate mIctTri1 chromosome 15, mIctTri1.hap1, whole genome shotgun sequence DNA encoding:
- the Tubb3 gene encoding tubulin beta-3 chain yields the protein MREIVHIQAGQCGNQIGAKFWEVISDEHGIDPSGNYVGDSDLQLERISVYYNEASSHKYVPRAILVDLEPGTMDSVRSGAFGHLFRPDNFIFGQSGAGNNWAKGHYTEGAELVDSVLDVVRKECENCDCLQGFQLTHSLGGGTGSGMGTLLISKVREEYPDRIMNTFSVVPSPKVSDTVVEPYNATLSIHQLVENTDETYCIDNEALYDICFRTLKLATPTYGDLNHLVSATMSGVTTSLRFPGQLNADLRKLAVNMVPFPRLHFFMPGFAPLTARGSQQYRALTVPELTQQMFDAKNMMAACDPRHGRYLTVATVFRGRMSMKEVDEQMLAIQSKNSSYFVEWIPNNVKVAVCDIPPRGLKMSSTFIGNSTAIQELFKRISEQFTAMFRRKAFLHWYTGEGMDEMEFTEAESNMNDLVSEYQQYQDATAEEEGEMYEDDEEESEAQGPK